One Thiovulum sp. ES DNA segment encodes these proteins:
- a CDS encoding addiction module antitoxin, RelB/DinJ family (PFAM: RelB antitoxin~TIGRFAM: addiction module antitoxin, RelB/DinJ family), protein MALNGVVRARVDQQLKSEVEKIFEEIGLNTSQAINIFLKRVVMERGIPFDVKAPSPQLKKAIVEAENNEGTFHNSIEDFMKDLKS, encoded by the coding sequence ATGGCACTCAATGGAGTTGTTCGGGCAAGAGTTGATCAGCAACTGAAATCAGAAGTTGAAAAGATTTTTGAGGAAATTGGCTTAAACACTTCCCAAGCTATAAATATTTTTCTGAAAAGAGTTGTGATGGAGAGGGGAATTCCTTTTGATGTAAAAGCTCCTTCTCCACAACTCAAAAAAGCAATAGTTGAAGCTGAAAACAACGAGGGAACTTTCCATAACTCAATTGAAGATTTTATGAAAGATTTAAAATCTTGA